The Chlorocebus sabaeus isolate Y175 chromosome 22, mChlSab1.0.hap1, whole genome shotgun sequence genome segment AATAACCACTTGTGGGAGAGAGGagcagggcaaaaccctgtctatctTTCTCTCTGTCCTGCATTTTGACCCCTCCCCAGCTTGCTAAGCATGGATTCTCACCCTCTCACTGTGTGGGAGCTGGGAAGGGAAAAAGTGTTGGTGTTAGGAAAGCTTTTGTTTGACTGGTCCTGCCATAAGATGATGTCGCCCTTTCTGGCGCTGGTGGATGTTTACAAGTTAATCATTTCTCTCATGGGCTGCTTCGGTAGAGTCATTGGCGTCATTCCTCGAAATATTCAAGATAACTcctgtgagtttttaaaaaatgcgttttctgactgggcgcggtggctcatgcctgtaatcccagcactttgggaggccgaggtgggcggatcacgaggtcaggagatcaagaccatcctggctaacactgtgaaatcccatctctactaaaagataccaaaaattagccgggcatggtggcgggtgcctgtagtcccagctactctggaggttgaggtgggagaatggcaatgagcccgggaggcggagcttgtagtgaggcgagattgtgccactgcactccagcctgggtggcagagccagactttgtctaaacaaaaaaggaaaagcattttcCCTGGCTGTCAACCTCCCATCATCCCGTCGTTTTGGCAGGCCACTGCATACACATATGCTGTTGGGGTCCATTGGGCAGGACTGGAAATCCTCCAGTCAGCTCTCTGATATCTGGCCCATGAGAAGAATTCCACATTCTTGGCCAAAATCATCTCTAGAAGTACAGATCCCTCCCAAAGTAATGGCAGttctcctccaccccacccctggtGCAACTGGTTGGCCTCTTCCTTGTCTCCAGATTTCCTGGGTGTGAGTCAGATGCTCATGCATGGTGCTTCTTTAACTCTGGTGACTCCTACTGAGCTCTCAGGTGGTGCCACTGGCATCACTCTCACCAGGCTTAAGGTGAGAAGAAGGCACCCCTGAATACCAGTAGCCCTCTACAAAGAACCTTTCAAATACCTCCTTAATTTCATCAATCAATCCAATCCCTTTGTCCCCCTTATAAGCGAGTCTCAAGAGTTGTGAAATCTGTTTTTACAATTCCTTTGGAAATTACCTTATAGTCTACTTTGGGATACAGCATCTAAGGAATACTACTGCCTCAATAAAAACTTCCAATATGACATCTTGGTGCATACTGTTAGTGTTTTGCATTAGGGAGAAGCATTTGACTAATACACAATTGAACCCTATTTCGTTTGCTTTGTATTGCATCCAGACTCAAGGAAAAACTAACCTGGGGACTTAAGTGGCTTGACCACTTCACACCCCAGGTTCTCCCCCTGACAACCcgttctttctcctcctctcctcctcatgGCTGAGGACAGCCAAGTCCTGTGGATTATCAGGAGTCAGGAAACTTCTTCTGTAAAGGacaaaacagtaaatattttaggatttgtgGGCTatacagtctctgttgcaactattcaactctcatagtagtgcaaaagcagccacagacaatgcaTAAAAAAATGAGCCTGGCTGTGTTCCAGTGACACTCTATTTAcaaacaggcagtgggccaggTTTGTCCTGCAGGTCCTTGTCCAGGCCCTGGATTAGGTCAGAGACTAGCAAAAGAAGAATGGTGACCCTAACTACACTGGGGATTTACCTGGGAAGAAGTGGACAAAAACctcagtaaagttttttttttacagtccATGGGCTACAAAGGaccagaaactgctttgttcagGAGGTGTGAAGCCTTTAGAATTTTAGCTCTGGAATCTGGAGAACATCTCAGGAACTCAAGCTGGAAAGGACCATCTTCTGAAACAGCATATTATGCTGAACAAAAGGAGGAGGAGTAAAGCAACcagggaagaaaacagagaggCACAATAAAGGGCATCGGTCATTGCCCAATGTCACGCTAGGCATCACCACAGCAGGCATCTGTGGGCCACTTTTGTGCCATGGTGCCTTCCAAcaaactgatccacctgcctggatGCTACTCTCACTCCCACCCTCTGCTTCATGAAAAAAACTGTTCTAACACTAGTTCAAATGCGTAGTAAATGCTTTATCTCTCAAGCCTTAACCAAACATGCCCAGCTGTCTTCCAACATCCAGCATCTACATCTTGTTGCCCCAGGAATGTTCTCCAAAGCTGGGAAGGCCTCCTGCCCTAGCAAGGCCAGCAGGAAGGGCTGGGGATTAACATTCCCCAGGAGCAATCCTCGGCCAATGACTGGCGGGAGTGGATTGTAAATACCCCAACTCCCTCACCCCTCAAATCAGGAGAAGTGTGTTGTGCTGTCTCGCAGAGTTTCCAAGTGGCTTTAACTCCAGTCACCCCCTGTGAAAAATGGCTGGATAATGTACCCTTGTTCGcatcttctcctccctccctattTTACTTCCTCACTTTCCTACTGGAGTTTCCTGCACTTTGTCAATAAACTTTTTTCCCTCAAATCCTTGCTCAGGGTCTGTGCCTGGAGGAACCCCATCTAAGCAGAAAGACAACTTCTCTGTGCACCTTTCTTCAATGTCTCCCTCCTACTATCTGCAGCAGTGTCCTTCAGACACCCCTCACGTTTCATTACAGCCACAGGAATCAGGTCGGTCTCTTCCACTGAACGGTGAGTGAGTGTTCTAGAAATGGATCTCGTTCATAGTGCATCACCAGCACTTTCTCTATTGTTGTGCAGTGTTCAGGGCATGTGTTTGAGGGCTACGGGATGCTGGATGCACAGGTAGAGGAGGGGTCAAGAGGCAGATTTGAAGGGGTTAGTGCTGCACCACTACCACATGTGGCCCTTGAAATTTAAATCCTAAGTAatttaaattgaataaaatttaaaaattcagtgccTTAGCCACCTAAGCCACATTTCAATGCTCAAGTGCTCAATAGTTGCATGTGGCAGGTGGCGatcatattggacagtgcagatacagaacatttctctCAGTGTATTTCTATCATTCTTGAACAGAGCTGGGCTGGGGAACAAAGCAGCACACATCAATTCATGATTTGGTTAGGTGAAGTTTAAGTGAATCAAAAAGCTCTGAAAAGCTTTCAAGGGTAAGAGGAGTATGGTGTGAACAAGCAACTCTATCCTGCCCTTGTGGTTACCTAAGGGCAGATGCAACTTCATAACACGAGAGACAATTGATGTAtagttcagtttttaaatgattgttttatttacattttggctgaaccacaaaaaagagaaatacttcaAAGTGTCCTAGTCAAATTGAGATTCGTGTTGTGTGGTTTAGAGTGTTCCAGAGTTCACATCCTGTGTCGGCCATGCAGAGCTCTCAGATAGGCATAACAGTGACAAAAGGCCAGGCCACTCACCAGAGGGTGAGGATGGATGGAATGATGGCCAAGAGAATGCACTCCCTTTCTCCAAGCATTGGATTGGGAAGTAGAAAATGTCTTCTGGTCTTTGCGTGGAACTCTCATCTGGGTTGAATATAAGCATTGGTAATTCCTTTATAAGGCACAGTCATGAACTCTGGCAGTGGAGGACAACAGCAGTATTCAATTCAGTCTGATGGTGAGCCCCCTGTGGGCAGCATCCAAGTTGAGACTAAATTGGACATCCCCAGGGAGCTCACCATCAGACTGAATTGGACACCTGTGGGTGTGCCCTCGTTTGTTTTCTCAGAACTTAGCTAAGAACATGGTGGATGCTcagcaaatgtttgctgaatggtaaatgaccaaatgaatgaacaagACCTGAGTACCCCTTAGTGAACAGTGGGAACCATGCCCGGCCTCACGACCAGTGGAGGTAATGCTGTGGGCTTGTCCACCactcctcttctcctttctgtTATCTATTTTGTAAACTTAGAGCCTCCAGCTCCTAACATTTTAGCAAGATTAGAGTCTACTTGGGCCACAGAGGGGCCTTAGAGATGATTTAAttcaactatttttattatatggaTGAGGAAATCAGGGCTAAAGAGGCCAAATAATTTGTGCCAGGTCACAGGATTAATTCATGGCAGGAGGCTTCTAATCTCCTTATGGCTGGTAGGACGGATGCCTACTTCTGAACATCTGCATAACGGcctagtcttttattttttatatcattctaaggttgtatttattttttgaatgagtAATATGTTCCCATGATTGAAAATCCAGAAGGCACAAAAAGTCATGCTTCTTTTCCTGTTCTCCAGCCACCCCATATTGGTACTGGTTTCTTTTGTATCCTTAGAGAGAAGGTCTATACATCTACGTACAAAGTAAAACATGTgtgtctgttgttttttttttttttaagcatatgATACACTCTGCTTtgccctttgtttttttttttttttttttttttggttgttgttgtttgtttgtttgtttgttttgatgacgtctcgctcttgtcactcaggctgaaatgcagtggtgccgtctcggctcattgcaacctcgcctcctgggttcaagtgattctcctgcctcagcctccagaatagctgcgattacaggtacccgccaccacacctggctaatttttgtactttagtaaagacagggttttgccgtgttggccaggatggtctctatctcctcatctcgtgatccgctcgcctgggccacccaaagtgctgggattccaggcatgagccaccgtgcccaggcttgCCCTTTGATTTTTACACTCAACCATGTATCACTCCTAGTGCTTTAATTCATCCCTCATGCTGTCTCTTGGTCAAATTCTCCTGAGTGCTCCTGGAACCTCTCTTACCAGCTGCTGATCTTTCCTTGCCTCCAAACTTGCACTCACCTCCTAACTTCCCTCCTGCATGGTTCTGGGGCCTCCACTCCATGCTCTATGTGTTACCAGACGTATCTTCTGACATTGTTTTTCTCCCCTGCTCTAAACCCTTCCATAGCTCTCCTTGTGTGAAATTTATGGCCCACCCTACCCTGTCCATGCCACCCTCCTGTCCACAAATGTGCATGCCCTCCTTTCTCACCTTTGGATGGGGCATTCTCTTGGGTTAAGGTGGCTTCTCCCAAATCCTCTCCCTTTCTAAatcctgcctttctttcagataACTGCTCAAAAGCTACTTCCTCCATGAAATCTTCCTcccctcaggttcaagcaagCAGTAGTTTTTCCCTTCCTGGTCCAGGCCTAGCATTGAGTGTCTACCTCTTTGCACCAGAGTTGTTTGTTTCCAGCTTATACCCCCTACTAGACTGAAGGTTTCATAGGGACAGGGATTGTGCTTGTCATACACATTTTTGCATCTTTCACTTAACCTGAAGCAGTGTTTGTGCATCCTGTCCAGATCACCTAACAGATAGGTGAAGGGTGAAGAGGAAGAGCAGGAAGAGCTATTGGACAGACAGCTGGCAAGGCTCACATTGCACAGTCATATGATCTCTACTGAGAGGCACAAGTTAATCAGAAGCTTAGAACTTACTTCCCCCAGAAGCCACAACTAGGGAGAACCAAAGGAAATGGGGACCTGGGCCACTCctacttttttggggggggatacTTTTACATCATAAGTTGCATGTTTTCCTCCTTAGGATGTAGCTCGCACAaagtcttactcatctttgtatctATCATAGCTTCTAGGGCAGGGTATTAAATACAGGCTCTCAAGGAAAGCTCAACTGAATAAAAAACGATGGAGTAGAAAGTCCCACTAAACTAATTGGTTTACGATGAACTGACATATATATGCTGCCCTGGGTGGTGATTTTTCTTGGCAGAGCCTAGATCACAAGGGTATTTTACATTTCCTTCTGACGCCTAAAATCTGCAATTTCAAGGATGACTCTGGAACATCCAGACATTTTAGCTAGGGCAGTTGTTCTAAAAGTGTGGTTCCAGGACCAgcatcatcagcatcacctgaaaaCTTGCTAGTGATGCTAGGCACATTCTTGTGTCTCATTCTAGATCCGCTGAATCAGaaagtctggggtggggcccagctaTCCACGTTTTCACACACCTTCCAGGTGCTTCTGACGACAAGTTTGAGAGCCACTGAGCTACAGGTGTCAAGAGTCTCTGCAGGCCCAACACCTCCCCGCTCCATACCCAGGCTACTTCATATTTACGGGAGGCCCCTGGCCTCCTCAGCAATGCAAGATTGGCATTAAGAGGACAGTGCACACTTCTCAGGGCTCTGTGAGTCATCCATGGGAAATTTTGCCATTCAGTGTGAACAGGAAATCAACAAACTTTTAAGAATATTTAGAACAGGAATGGCATGCCGTTATGTTGCTTAAGATTATTTATTCACACTAAAAAAACAAGCCTTTCATTAAGCAGGGAAAGAACTAGGCacactagaaaataaaatagttaactTATTGTATtgtgtgaaaatgttttatttatatcaatAGCTGGCTGAagttaatgtataaaatataaaaactttttcGTTTTTGTAGCGGCATATAGTAACTATTTAACAGTCAGGTGCATTAAAATGTAGGTAACTCTTCAGAGAAGCAAAGCTCTGCTTTTTAGGGTTGATGATGAGTACACCGCCCAACCCCTGGCCTGTGATAATGACCTCAGGGTACATGCATCTACTGCTACTGCTGTGTGTATATTTCAGTGTCTTCAAGAGCTTCGGTGCTGCACCGGAAGTTTGAAGGACTGTTCAAGAGGTGAGTGTGGAAGGCTTAATGTGTTTGCTTCATCTGCTTGGTCCTTCCTCTTTAGGCAATTTTCTGCATCTGACCTAAAACACAATAGAGAGTTCCGGCTCTGCTGTGGACGGAGAGACAGAGCTGGTTCTTTCCAGCTTCTCACTAGGAAGGAATGGGATGTATCTGCCCAGGTGCATGAGCACGTGCCTGTGGAAGAAGTGGCGCAGGTACTTCCGGAACCTCTCTCCAACAAAGGCGTAGATCACTGGGTTCACGCAGCAGTGGGAGTAGGCAATCACCTCTGTCACCAGCACGACCAGGTCCACATGCTTGCTCCGTTCACAGTCAAGTCCAAATAAGATGGATTGATAGGTAGAGATAAGGATAGCCACATTGTAGGGTgtccagaaaatgaaaaacacagcCATGATGACAAAAATGAGCCGGATGGCCTTGTACTTTTTTTTACTGGGGCACCTCAGCAGCGTTTTGATGATTCCTGTGTAGCAGATGGCCATAACGAGCAGAGGGAGAGCAAGACACAAGATGGTCATTCTCAGAGTGTGGAAATGCCTCCAGCTATATACTGTATCCTGTGGGTAAATAGCACTGCAAAGAGTCTCTGGAAACAACTCTTCAGTCCCatagaaaataaattcaggaaGAGCTGCTAGCACTGCCAGGCCCCAGGTGACGATGCTAGTGATGACACCAAAAGTGACAGTCCTGGCTCGAAGGGCAAACACAGCATGGACAATGGCCAGGTACCTGTCAATCGTCAGGAGGATTATGAAAAAGATCTCGCTGTACAAGCCTGTGTGATAAAACCCCGAGAGGACCTTACACATGCCATGGCTGAAGACCCAGTTATGCTCCCTGACATAGTGGATCCAGAACGGAAGGGTGAAGAGGAAGAGCAGGTCCGAAATGGCCAGGTTGAGCAGGTAGATGTTGGTCATAATTCGGAGCCTCCTGTATTTTATGAggatcatcaccaccaccacgtTGCCCAAGAGGCCCACAGTGAACACCAGGGAATACAGCGGGGGCACGAACTGGGCTATCAGTGCTCCCACATCGGCTTTTTCACAGAGCAGGCCCATGTCATCATCGTACGATGTGGGACCAAAGGTCTCAACTGTATCTAGTGAGGTTGTCATTTCACTTCTCCCTGtgatagaagaagaaaaatacagtccCACAATTAAGCATAATCACCCTTTGTAAAACACAGCAGTTGATTTATTCATGTACTCAACAAAGATGCCACATGTGATAGCAGCCTAGGGATTCTTTAACATGAATTTCAAAAGGTATATCAGAGGTACCAGGAGAGGGGTTCAGGAAGGAAAGAGCTGAAGCTTTCAAAGTCAGCATGATCCGAGatgggaaaagaaacaaatgttgTGGGATGGTGGTGATGAATGGGGATACTGATTTCTGAAAGTATttgaaggaagaaatacaaaacaggaaaaaacagactggataatgataacaatataataatcattattattactactgtCTCTTACGGtgttttgcattttatgttttacaGTTTATATATACTTTCAAAATCCTTAtccatttaaaagcaaaatatgtataataataataacaatgatgatTACAATTACAAGTAACTGTGCTTCTCTGGGGCCCCATAATGATGTGCCATTCATTAAAGTTAATGGGGAAATTGAACCCTTGAAGAAATTTAGTAATTTGTTCAAAATCCTCTaacaagtaaatataaaatttggGCTAGATCTTTAGTCTCTATCTATGTCCATTTCTCCTGTCACTAAATTCAAatgtagtgatttttaaatttaacttttggaAAATTTGCTACAGACTTGAGGAACAACTGGTTTGTGTGCTCTTAACAGCATTCTTATTCCAAATGGCATAATCCAATCCATAGCAGCTGTGAAAAAAATACACCTTTTGTCTGTTACACCTGTACAAATACAGTAATTAACTATTACAATAATTACAATTATAAGCAGTATTAGTTTAGGTTACTTTCCTTTTCCTGCTCCTAGTGATGCTGAGTTAGGCTGGTAATGTGCCAAAAGCAAACCTCTGGGAGCTTCTCCATCACAAAGGGGTAAGCAGGAGGGGTCAGTCAATGAGATTTCTTATTGGACTCGATATTTCTTAGGCCAGGAGCCCTAAGGCCAATGCCTGCTTTTCTTGAGATTACAGACTTCggtggagaaggaggaaaatagaaaacagataagGCAGGAGTCGTGGAAGGACAGTTAAGCCTTGCACTAGTTCCTCAAAGGGCATCCAACTGACTTTCTTCTTTCTAGGAGGAAGGGACAAGGGTGAAGATGTGAATATACAGGCTGATGAACGTTTCTCGAGGTAAATCAGAAACGCTTAATAACTGGGGCCAATGCGAGGAATTGCTTTTGCTTCTTAATAGAATAATTGATCAAATACTGAGGCCCCACATGTTGGGGTTCTGTGTGGTCAAAGTCAGTGAGAATAGAGATGGAAATGAAGCCAGTCTTAGCACCTCTCAGCTGGATGCCTTGGACAAGCCCTTAACGCAGAGCCTCCTTTTCTTATATCCAAATTGATGACCATTGGGTCACTAggggttgttatgaggataaaTGAGAGTGTATGTGAGTTCACATTTGAAACCAGAAAAAGCTGTAAAACTGGTAGGAACCAGGAATGAAAGAAGGACAATTAGAAGCTATTTCAAATGAAATTAGGAAAAATAGGGTCCCTTGGGTGGAACTTGCTGATCTCTTTTCATGGGTCTGTCCAGGTACATCTCCCACTGATCAACGGCATGCTCCAGGCTTTTGAGGAGGAAAATGGACTTGAGGAACAAATAGTTTGTGTGTGCTCCTATCAGCATTCTTACTCCTAATAGCATAATCCAATCCATAGCAgctgagaaaaaaaagacacattttgtCAGTTACACATGTACAATCACAGAGAGTGTCCTACACTTCAGCATCTAAAGCAAGAAAGGAACAGAACTGTTTATTCTGGAGAACAAAGGTATAGTAGCCTGTACTCACcattaattatttgtatttattttccttttctccaagaGTGATTTAAAAACAggtcaaactttaaaaaaattacttaagttTTGCTCAATTTGAGGGTAGTATCTTTAATTCATATGTTATTTCTATAAAATCAACATGCTCAAGATGATAAACCATAGAACCTTTTGGTTTGGGTTTCAGGGCTGCCTGTGAGCCTTTAGCACTAAAGTTCAAAGCTCAAGAAAGCATACAGGTCCTCCAGAGTCAGCAACCAAGTCCTTGATTACTAGCTGCATGGGATCAGAGAGAGAAAATCTCATATGGGCAGGGGactttggctcatgcctgtgtaatcccagtactttgggaggcccaggtgggaggttcacctgagcccaggaattcaagaccagcctggaaaatgtagtgagacctcgtctctacaaaaaataaaaataaaaaattagccaggcatggtggcatatacctgtggtcccaactacttggggtcTGAggtcggagaatcacttgagcttaggaggttgaggctgcagtgaactgtgatcacaccaccatactccagcctgggtgacagaatgagactctgtctcaaaaattaaaaaattaaaaacctgatATGGTTTTCATCTGTCTACCCATTCTCAATCAAGATGAATGTTTAGGTATAAAATACTCAAGAGGTTTGAACTAGGCTTTCAAAATGGCCTTTCGCATTTT includes the following:
- the CCR3 gene encoding C-C chemokine receptor type 3 isoform X2 — its product is MDWIMPFGIRMLLRAHKPVVPQVCSKFSKRRSEMTTSLDTVETFGPTSYDDDMGLLCEKADVGALIAQFVPPLYSLVFTVGLLGNVVVVMILIKYRRLRIMTNIYLLNLAISDLLFLFTLPFWIHYVREHNWVFSHGMCKVLSGFYHTGLYSEIFFIILLTIDRYLAIVHAVFALRARTVTFGVITSIVTWGLAVLAALPEFIFYGTEELFPETLCSAIYPQDTVYSWRHFHTLRMTILCLALPLLVMAICYTGIIKTLLRCPSKKKYKAIRLIFVIMAVFFIFWTPYNVAILISTYQSILFGLDCERSKHVDLVVLVTEVIAYSHCCVNPVIYAFVGERFRKYLRHFFHRHVLMHLGRYIPFLPSEKLERTSSVSPSTAEPELSIVF
- the CCR3 gene encoding C-C chemokine receptor type 3 isoform X1, translated to MTTSLDTVETFGPTSYDDDMGLLCEKADVGALIAQFVPPLYSLVFTVGLLGNVVVVMILIKYRRLRIMTNIYLLNLAISDLLFLFTLPFWIHYVREHNWVFSHGMCKVLSGFYHTGLYSEIFFIILLTIDRYLAIVHAVFALRARTVTFGVITSIVTWGLAVLAALPEFIFYGTEELFPETLCSAIYPQDTVYSWRHFHTLRMTILCLALPLLVMAICYTGIIKTLLRCPSKKKYKAIRLIFVIMAVFFIFWTPYNVAILISTYQSILFGLDCERSKHVDLVVLVTEVIAYSHCCVNPVIYAFVGERFRKYLRHFFHRHVLMHLGRYIPFLPSEKLERTSSVSPSTAEPELSIVF